DNA from Sphaerodactylus townsendi isolate TG3544 linkage group LG08, MPM_Stown_v2.3, whole genome shotgun sequence:
TGTTGGCCGCCTCCAGCTCGGCCGAGAGCTGCCGCTTCCATTTGTTCCTGCGGTTCTGGAACCAGGTTTTCACCTGGGTCTCCGTCAGCTGCAAGCTGGAGGCCAGGCAGGCCCTCTCGGAGCTGCTCAGGTAGCGCTTCATGTCGAAGGTGGACTCCAGCTGGTAGACCTGCGAGCGGGAGAAGACCGTGCGCGTCTTCTTCTTGGCCGAGCCCGCCTGGCGGTCCGCCCCGTCCCGTTGCCGGTCCCCCGACGCCGCAGCCGCCGGAGAGTTCGGAGGGAAatgcttctctttctcttccttcaggtcttgctgggactgagagagaaaaggggggccccTCTCCGAGCCAATCGCCCCACCGCTGCCCTTCGGGTTGCCTTGCGAAggagaggaacagaaaaggagaaaagaaacacaCCTTTTCGCATCTGACTTTGCGGagttcaacacacacaaaaaggagcCAACTTGTTCCGAGGACAGAGATCTCCCCCAGCTCGGCTGAGCGTTAACCATCTTTCTAAGGGAAAAAGAAATTCCATTTCTTCACCCCTTCCAAATAGAGTTCATTCCTTCCTTAGAGGTCGGGTAATAAAGGAGCACGCAGAGTGCAGCCCTCGTTACCCCAACGCCTTACTCACGAGAAAGTCTATTGAGACGCGCAGCCGTTAATGTTTCACCTATCAGCAATTTTTATATACATTTCTAAAGCTGCTGTTTTGTGCACCTTCTGGCGCAATGagttggtggggtttggttctcAGTAACCGTGCCTAGGATTTGGTTGCAAGTCTTTCGTGCCTTGCTTTAAGGTGCTTGTTTTCCTATCCTGCTGGAAAGTGTCACGAAATCCCATTCTTGGGAATCAAGGAGAAAAGCAATTCGTACCCTTCTGTCCAAGACAGTTAAATAAAAATCACCGTTCTCCATCGTAATGAAACAGCGTTAGTTCCAAAACcctggatggggggagggggcatccctAAAATAAGAGCTTCCTTTAGGAAAGGATTCCCAAGaacaaaggcatttttaaaacatcaaacaACTGAAATAGATTGAATACTGCATCGTGCTTTCAGCAAGACCTCTGAGCCACTGATGCTCCAGGCTTCCGATCTGACTACAACCTATTCCGTTCCAGATCTCATCTGGAAGTTGATTTCCCCTCCTAAAAGCAGGGGTGGTTGGAAAGGCTGCGGTTCAAACCAGGCTGCGGGGAGAGAAAAAAGCCCCAACCCCCAGACAGACCCTCCTCGGACTTTCCCCCAAAACCCCCTCCAGCGGGAGTGCCTGCGCGGCCGTATGGACCCAGATCCCATCCTTCCTCATTAGCAAGCAAAGTCTTTGTCAGATACTTACTGAGACACGTGAAACTGATAGGCTGGTGTTTGTGGCACGTTTCTTTGGGGCCGTGCGAACCGGGACAGAAGCAAGCGGGGTGTTTCCagctctcctcaggctcctctTCCTCGGAGGACACCGACAGACTCCTCTTCCTGCTCTGCCAGGCGGAGGCTGCCTGCTTGGGAGCGGCCTCCCGGCCTCCTTCCGAGGTGCTGCCGCTGCCTAAGATGGACTGGATCGTAAAACTGGAGAGCGGAGCTGCTGCGGGACAACACTTGCTCGGGTCGTCTTTGCTGCTCATCCTGGGCTCATAAGAAACAAGAGGGAAAGAGCTCTCGCTTTAGAGACACGCTGGGGACGCTCGTCTGGGGGCGCGGGGGCTGCCGGGGGGGACGGGCTCTCTCGCCTGACTTGGGGGGGACCCGTTTGGGGGGCGATTTTTGGCGCGCCTGGGCAGGTTTTCCTGGAGCTTGCCGAGCCGGAATGCATGCTCCTTTCTCTCTCAGATCTCTATTGATCTCCAGGCGGCGGGGTGGCGTGGCTTCATTTGCATGGAGGTTACATCCGCCTCGGCCAATCACAGGCGGCCAGGCAGCCCCGGAAAGTTTCAAAATTCTAGAACGCCGCCAGCCAGctgactggcctgggccaccagACCCCAGCAAGCCACTCGCAGCCTCTTGCAAGCCAGCAAAAAGGAAGCGGTCCGGTTACAACACACACGagcggacacacacacacacacacacacacagagagagagagagagagagagagagagagagagagcgagcgagcgagcaaaaCATACGGTCTAATTGGgcgattttttaaaacaaaaagccaAGCGTTTCCTCTACAAAGCTTTGCCCTGGGTTGCAATTTCTCTTCCCACACACCACCCCATTTTTTGTACCCTTCCAGGGTGGAATCTGGGTACATTGATGTGGCCTGAATGTTAGGAATGGAATGAAAGAGCATCGGTAGCATCGGATTATTTTGTAAATTGTAGCATTTGATTCGCCGCGCACGAGATTCGGCTAGGGCTGCGCTTCCAGTAATATTTTCAAGAAAGCCGAGGTTGCTCTCTGCAGTCCTTGActtggaaataaatacatttggaaCTAGCGGGACTTACTTCGACAGGAATGTGCTGCAAGAAATGAGATGGATCGGGAAACTGTTAAAACATCTTTTGGGtagatgtgcccccccccttctcttgtACCAACAATGGAGGATAGTGCTAAAATAGGTGCCTATGAAATATCCGGGGTTTGTTTTTTTCCGGAATGAAAATAGCTCCATATCAcaattacccccacccccatttccttATTGCAACATAGATTTCACAAATGCCGCCGCACTTATTTGGTCTTAATTCAATTTCAAACAAAAGCCTACGAGTCCGCCAGAACTTGGGATGCGGATGAAGAAAAGTGCGAGGACTTGAGACATCGCAGGAATCAGAGTTGTACGTAAAACAGAAGGACGgcaggacaacccccccccctccccgaatgaAATGTCTGTTTCATCATCACCCTCATCTTTACCCCAATAATATCTTGTCTCGCAATGTCAGTCCAAAACtccggcggggcggggggaggggtagaTACCAAACGAACCGCTCGCTGGGCACTCATCTGCATcccggaggggagggggcagccagaGCCGGAGCCTCTCCATGGATGGGAGATTGCAGGAGAAATGAAAAGACTACACGCATTCAAGTTGTCTGGCGCCAAGCTGCCTAGCGAGGAGTTGGCAGCAAAAGGCGCATCAATGAGGGCTTGCAATGCAAGCTGAGAAATGTCTTGCCGTTCCCAAACTCGGCCAGGTACATCTCTAATCTTCCCCGTGGGATGTAATCCATCCCCAAAGGCGCAGCCCTTactttgtcaatttttttttttaaaaaaaggacatatATAACAATATGCAATTACTCGGGCTTTCTGATGGGATCGACAAAAATGCTTTCCGAGGAGTGTAATACAATCGTTCCCCTCTTTCTGGGCTTGTACATCTTTGATCGCAGTCAAGAAAGAACTCTTGGTCGGTAAAAATAAAAGTCGTTCGAAAGTTTCCGGGGCCGATTCGGGAGTGGGGGACACCCACCCTGGTGGcgctggaaaaaaatcaatacaattttctaattttttttattattggcgTAAGGCTGTGCCATGGAGAAAGAGACTAGTCCACATGCCTGGGAGCTGTGACTTAATTAAAACCGTTGCTGTgttagtacacacacacacccgttcgGAATTGCCTTTGCGATGCAATGTGGTTCATGTGAGTAACTGGGAAGGGCTGACCTATTTGTCTTTTCCATAACGAAGCAGTTGGATGGTCCCAAATATCCCAACCTGACATCCTTAGCGGACATCCTTAAACGAGGCATCTCGGGCCAAGCCCAGTTCCCCTAACAACCTGGACTGGGAGAACTGGGCATGATACTGTTGTGTAAAGGGACCATTCAATATTTCTGTCTCCCACTGTTCTTCAAAATCGTAAGAGAGGGTGGTGGGAAAGCTGACAATCCAGTGTGCATCCGGATTGTGTTAGCtgcacacttaggccccttctgcacgtggaaaataatgcactttcaatccactttcataattgtttgtaagggaattttgctgttccgcacagtaaaatccaactgcaaagtggattgaaagtggattgaaactgcattattctcaTAGTTCGCTGAGATTCAAATTGGATCTGTTAAAACGAGGAAGGAGGCACATTTAGACAAGTGAAGAGATACTAGAGAGGAAAACCCAAGAATAGTTAGGACTCTTGAGTGCTAAAATGTAATTCCTTTCACATGGGCTTGGTGGATGTCGTTCCTGGGTCCAAGAGGAAAGATTTGGCTTGGGATTCCTCGCCAGACTTACCTCACTAAGAGCAGAGCCGCACCCTTGTAAACCcatttgatttcagtggatttggaAAGGTGTGACTGCTTCAGTAGAGCATTGCTAGCCTGCCAGAGATAATAGGAACGAGCTGTTTCGGGACTGCAGGACTCACATGGGAGGGGCTCCCGGGCTCCCGAAGTCATAGACAGGACGATCCCACTTAGAACAGATGTCGGTGTgaacaccgttttcacaccgctgtttttggcccatgcggaatccctCACTGACTCTTAGCTGAGCTCTGCCCTGAAGAGGCTCCGTTGAGAAGCCTTGTGTTCATTCTAGCCAGGAAGGCATCATTTGCTCGCCACGGTCCTGAACAGATTCCACGTGTCCTGCTGAAATCTACTATTTATCTTCCGTCGTCATCGGGGTGTAATTTATCCCCTCCGAGCCTATTTCCAAGGTTCAGCCCTAAAACATGAGGTGACGACAAAGACAACGGAGCCCCTGAGCGCGTGGGGGCTGCGCCTTTCTTCCTACAGGCCCCCTTTGATGTGGAATAGGGGAGGTGTGGGGAAGAAGGGGAGCCGGGCTAGGGGACGGCCTCGAGCCAGGATTGAGCCTCAGCTGTTCCTAGAAGCCAAGCACCGGAACGGTCCAAATTGGCTCCCTCAGCCCCGTGGCTGTGGCTAAGGAAGGGGCTTCGTCCAAAGGGCCCCCCTCGACCCTGCTCTCGCCCACGAGCCtcccggggtggggtggagggtcgAGAAACCCTCGCTCATCAAACTGGGACTGGAGACAAGTTCCTCCTCTCCTGCCATCCCCTTCACTTGAGGGAGCCCCCTCTTGGGCCAGATGGGTTTTCCTAATAGGGTGATtatccccttctcctcccccctcccgttCCCCCCAAAACGCATCCTGAGAGATGAAAGCAAGATCCAGATCAATACAGACAAATGTCAAGACGTTTCCAAATGACATTTTCATTAACTCCCAGCCCCCGTGCTCGGCCTGGCATATTGAATCAAGCGCTTATAAAATAATTAGGGATCGCGAGAAGACGGCCGAGCAGCGGCGCGATCATTCACTCCTTAACTACTAGATAGACTCATTAAGGGGGCTAATTGATGAGGGGAAAGTGGCCCGGCTCCTCCCCTCCTCGTGCGGGGCAGGTGCTGTCCTGTTTTACCACATTAACCTTTTCAGTGCTTTTCAACAGGCTCCAGACACATTACAAATGGTCAGCTTTAATCATGATGTCAGCTCATTAACCCGGAAAGACCCCGCTCTGAAACACAATGTAAGGGATCGTCCTTCACTCAGCTCTTTGCAGCCGGCCGGGCCCCTTCCAAAGCCTGCCTggagaaggggggcgggggtggcagAGCTGCAGCTTCTCTAGAGCCCAGGAGCACAAGGAGGCTTGGGGGTGAATCCAAAAGCCACACTCACTGGGTCACACCCCTCTACTCTAGATTAATTGATCCAGAGTGACTGAAGTCCCCGCTGACTTTCATCTATTGCAATGATGCAGATAAGCCAGCCTTTCCATCTCCTTTTGGTTAAAGGCCACTTTAACAACCTCTGGCTGTGTTAAGTGTCTAATGTACAACAGTAAGTAAGAACTGTGAAAGAACTGGAGGCTTTGGAACTGGTGAAAaggaggaaattatgttgtgcaccacccagagccctctgggggggggggggtagggcggtatacaaaacccataaataaataaaataaataaataaacactgggTTTCTGATGAATCATAAGGAGAGCAGTTAGGCCCAGTCGCATCTCATGCGCCCTTAGCTCACCATCGGGTTTAGAATCATGGCTGAATTCTAACAGAGGAGGGAAGGATCACCCAGAGGAGCGCACAGTGTGTATCCAAATGCTTCTCTGaggaagctccgcccctccactTCTACAGTTACTTCCAGTAGACTTGACCAGGGAACCTGTTCTCAGTTTCCAGCACATTCTAGCCTCAACCTGTCACTGGCCCTGTGTAGACCCCAGTGGTGTAacacccatggggcaggggggcgtgaAACCCTGGGTGGAGCCATGGTGGAGGCATGCCCTGGCCATagatggggcgtggcaggggcgttctagGGCAGGGTGGGCAGCATGGCAGAGGTGCAGGACACTCCTGTGCCCcggtgcagttttcccttgctccacctctggtagACCTTCCTCTGTGGGTCTGCTTGATCTGCTTGCTTGACCTTTGGCTGGCAAGCAACCAGGATTTTATTATATGAGACAGAAGGAAGCCCATCTGCTACCAGCTGAGCCATCCTCCTTTCAGCCAGCAGACAACTTGTGTGACCATTGCCCTGGAGTACTTctgagggaattcagattagcctgtgcacacccacacatgccagctgggtaaccttgggctagtcacagctttttggagctctctcagccccacccacctcacagggtgtttgttgtgaggggggaagggaaaggagtttgtaagcccctttgaatcccctacaggacagaaaggggggatataaatccaaactctttcttttcctcttcctcctatgGGAGACCAGGAAGGTGCAActctggggccagggatcacattGCATCTCCTAGCCTGAGGCTAGCTGGCACAGGCCAGGTTTAAGCAGGTGCGGGAATAACGAGGAGAGATGGAGTGCAGTGaccaagggagggggaactgcgtctgggACATGAGCTGCCCacaggtcccctcccctccctgccccctacACGTGACGGCAATGGCAGTGCCCAGGACAAGTCggcccggatgtccccattgccactaCGTGTCTGGTGGAGTGGGTTGCTACTGTAGACCAACTTTAGAAAAGGCATGCCTTGCAGGTTAATCTAGGGCAGCACACCCATTTATGAAGGGGCACTTTTTTCTATGGTTTGTATCCAGCAT
Protein-coding regions in this window:
- the HMX2 gene encoding homeobox protein HMX2 — encoded protein: MSSKDDPSKCCPAAAPLSSFTIQSILGSGSTSEGGREAAPKQAASAWQSRKRSLSVSSEEEEPEESWKHPACFCPGSHGPKETCHKHQPISFTCLSNPKGSGGAIGSERGPPFLSQSQQDLKEEKEKHFPPNSPAAAASGDRQRDGADRQAGSAKKKTRTVFSRSQVYQLESTFDMKRYLSSSERACLASSLQLTETQVKTWFQNRRNKWKRQLSAELEAANMAHASAQTLVGMPLVFRDNSLLRVPVPRSIAFPAPLYYPGSNLSALPLYNLYNKIDY